The following is a genomic window from Saprospiraceae bacterium.
CTGACACAGCAAAATGAACAGATTAACCACATAAATTTGCATCATTCTGAATCCAATCCCAGTTACAAAAAGGGAGAAAAAAATGCCATTGATGTCCCTGATAGTTTCGTTAGTATTGAAAATCCTAAACACAAGGGTGAAAACGGTCAGGAAGATACTCGTGAACAGGAAGATGTCAAAGTCCTTGTAAAGGATATAACCTTATTATCAGCCAAACCACTGATGTTGCATTTTCCCGAGAGAGGATTTGACTTTCCAACTATACAAATCAGACCTTCGTCCAAAAACCAAAAGTGGGCAATTGGAATTACAGGTGTTATAGGTGATGTCCCGAATTACGCAGCAGGATTATTTGCTGAGTATCATCTGAATAAAAGATGGACAGTTATCTCAGGAATTGATTACGTGATGAAGGGAGGGAGGTCATATAATAATCCTGTCGTATATATAAATAAGACAGGTCTGGATTTTTACAATACTTACAGCGTCGTTTTTAAACCTGATCTGTTTAACATCCGAATCAAGGAAAACTATATAAGTGTGCCGCTGGCAGCGCGCTATTATCAGCCGATTTGGAAAAGGTACTCCACATTTGCAGGAGTTGGTATCAGGTACCAGTCGCTGAATATCCAGCAGGTATCTTATACACTATCTCCCTCAGGTACAGGTGATGCTATTGAAAAAACCTACATCAGAAGTGCCGACCAGGCCTTTCATAGACTTCTTTCACCTAGTGCTGAGCTCGGATTTTCTGCTGCTTTTGGTCGGTATAGTTTTCAGGCTTCTGGTCTGATCCGTACAGAACCTGATGGTGAAAACAAACACCATCCCGGTAATGAACCCAAGCCTGAGATTAGGGTATATTTTAGCAGGAAGTTTTGACAAAAGAGTGATAGGTTATCTGTAGTAAGCATGATTCTACTCGAATCAATTAATGATTTTTTACCCCTGTAATATCCTTTTTCTGATAACTACAATCCTGAATTTATTTAATATTTCACGGAAAAAGAAAAAATATTTTAAAAATATTAGTAAAAATATATTGATAAACAATAAATATATATTATCTTTGCATTGTAATTAAAATTTAATTGTAATGTCAAAGAAAAATGATTTAGTTTTAGATGTATTAAATGTATTGTCCTGGATAATTTTTATCGGACTATGTATAGAGGCCGGAGCGTTGCTTTTCAATTTTGTTTATACGCTTTTCAAGCCCATTGCCACCCACAATGTGTATAAAGGTCTCGACCTTGCAGATATGTATCAAAACCAGTTTAACCATTATGTGGGTATTATGAGTTTTGCCATTGTGCTGTCATTGCTGAAAGCATACTTGTTCTATCTTGTGGTTAAGATGTTTACGAAACTCAACCTGGTAAAGCCCTTTAGCATAGAAATAGCCAAACTGATAGAAAAGATAAGTTATGAAGCCTTCGCTATTGCTATCGTTAGCATTGTGGCACACAAATACACCGCTAGACTCATTGAGTCAGGATATAAAGTGAGCCTGATTGAAGAATATTGGGATAATGTAGCAGCATTTCTGATGATGGCGGCCATTGTCTTCGTCATATCGCAGATATTTAACAAAGGGATAGAAATTCAGAACGAAAACGATTTAACAGTATAAACCATGCCCATAATAGTAAATGTTGATGTTATGATGGCTAAGCGGAAAATGTCGCTCAACGAGCTATCGGAAAAAGTGGATTTAACACTTTCTAATCTTTCGATCCTGAAAACAGGAAAAGCCAAGGCCATAAGATTTAGCACACTTGAAGCCATTTGTCGGGCATTGGATTGTCAGCCGGGAGATATATTGGAGTATAGGAGTGAATGACGGTTTGCTTTATGGCATATCTAATTATTGAAATAGTAATGAATTATTCAATAAACATAAAGATGATGTTGAATCTTAACCCTAATTATCATGACAGTTGAACCAATCTCATTGATCAACTTAAATGACTTAACCCATTTATCCATAGAGCTATGGCCAGAATGTGATTTTGAAGAAGAGTTACAAAATTGGAAATCAGTATTGATGTCTTCAAATCAAATTTGCCTTCTTGCTAAATATAATAATGCTTATATTGGCTTCATCCATTTGTCCATTAGAATGATTATGTAGAAGGGGCGAGTAGGGAAGATACTGCCTATATTGAAGCATTATTTGTTAAACAAAAATGGAGACATAGCAGCTTTGCCACGGAGCTTTTGAAAAATGGTGAAACCTGGGCAAAGTCATCCGGAATATCACAAATTGCCTCTGATACTGAAGTAGAAAATGTAGAGAGTATCGCATTTTACAAAAAAGCAGGATTCAGTGAAGTAAATAGGGTAGTTTGTTTTATTAAGGATTTGTAAGTTTTGAAAATTTCTATATAAAAAAAATAAAAAAAATGTCTTGATCGGAAAAGAAACGTCCCGAAAGATTAAGCATAACTTGACATGATACGACGAAAAATATACTGCCGAACAAAATAAAATTCTCCACTTAGAGCCAAATGATAAAAGTTTAAACATCCTCTAATCAAATACAATAAATTAGAGCTTTTTAGGCACAAAAAATAGGTGTACAGATTAAATACACTTCAGTTGGCAGAAAATGGATGTGTTGGTTTTAAAAGTAGATAATTTTGTTTTACTTTTACAGCAAGAAACTAACCATTGTGAAATTTACAGAATCACAAATTTAATCTATCGCACCTGACGACGCATCGCTCAAGGCTGGCAAGGCATTGTCTGGCAAAAATCAGTGGCTTACTGCTAGTTTTACCGAAAGATCACTATGGGGAGAGATCAAAGGAAGTGGATCGAAGCCATATCAGACCCAAGTAGATATCCACAATATTGCCTTCAAATGTAGTTGTCCATCCCGCAAATTTCCTTGCAAACATGGTATCGGACTCATGCTTTTGTGGGCCAATGATCCGTCAGCAGTAACAGCTGGCACCGAACCATCTTGGGTAGCAGAATGGATGGACAAAAGGGTAGCCAAAGCTGAAAAGCCCTCCGAACCAAAAGAACAATCCGAAGAAGACATTGCCAAATCCGAAAAATCCAAACAAAAGCGAGCCGATGATCATATGATGTCCGTAGAAGCTGGTGTGGAAGAGTTGACCCCCACCGACCCATTTATCACCTGCGGTATCAAAAACTATGGCTTCATTTTCAGTTTCATAAATATCTACTATACGTTTTCCGAAGATCAGCTTAAGTCCAAGTCCTTGGACCAGGTAGTTAGTGATAGCGGGTATGGTTTTCCTACTGTCTGCATTGATTTCATCAGGAAAAAATAGTGCTCCTTTGACATAACTATCTTTGAGCATAGGATATTTTTCTTTACACTGTTGCGCGGTGATCAGCTGAGATGGATATGCGTTTGCCGTATTGATATGGTGCAGCTCTTCTATGAGTGTCATTTCATCTTCGTCAGAAGCTATATAAATACTACCTTCCTTTCGCACGAAGATATCAGTATTTGCAGCTATGTCCAGATAATGTTTTGTAGAAGCAATACCATATTTTTGCCACTCCACACCAAACCCTGACGGCACTACCTGACCAAAATTAAGAATACTGGCTCCCATAGCCTGATAGTTTTTTTCAATCATCAATACTTTTAGGCCTTTTTTAAGTGCGTGGTAAGCGTGAGACAAGCCAAGTATGCCACCACCGATAACGATAAGGTCGTGCTTAAACATATTTTTGCTGAAGATTTATATCTGATACCATACTTTTTCCATGATCCGATTTATGAAGTAATGCAACTATCCAGATATGCGTGAGAATCATAATCATGACACCTATGATGCCAGCTACAACACACAATACAGTATAGAACTGTAGCCAGGAAATGCTTTGATTACCAAAATTTTTGTACAAAAGAATCCCCACACTACTCAGATAGCCAAATGCATCCACGATGTATATAAAAAATCCTACGTTTGCAGTGATCCTGAATGCCCCGATCAATCTGTCAAAAAGGATACCATTGTACAATATATAGGGTACAAATAAACCCACACCTGTAATCATCATCCACAACATACCACTCAGATTTCCCGTGTAAAATGCCAGTGTCGCCAAAACCAAAAGGACCAAACCAGCAATTGTCAACCAGAGATTGAGCAGCAAAGCTTTTTTGTTGTCTTTAATTCTGTAAAGTGCACCCAAAAGTATAAGTAGCAGCACAGTAGCAGGAATTTCTGATGTGGTATAGACTGATGCATCATCTCCATAACCTAGTCCTTTCCATATTTCTACCCCAAAATTATCCCTGACATCTCTGATCATAGTCAGAATGATATATCCCAAGATAAAGAGTACCAACACACCGCCAAAGTTTTTAATAATCGTTCTTCTTTCCAATGGAGACATTGGAAGTCTTTGTACGCGTTGCTCCATATCCGATTTGTTTTGAGCCGGTATCATAGTCAGCATCCATACAAACAGCAATGTCAATGGCACAAAAATGCAACCAATCATCATGGGCATCATTTTTTCAGAAATACCAGACTTAACCCAATATTGTCCTAGCGTTTTGGCCACTCCTGATGTAAAGATAAAATTGGCGCTCAGAATTACAGTCAGCAACTCAGTAATGCTACGTCCTTCTAAGTATTGAAAAACTACTCCCCAAATCAATCCTAATGCCAGACCATTGATAAATAACCACAACATACTCCATACCGGACTACTAAAGTAAAATAGACTCAAACCCGTCAAAGCTAAGCCAATCAACCCGATGTAATAATTTGCTCGGCTATCAGGCTTCATGGATGAGATAATGCGGATACCTAAAAACTTGGAACACGCATAACCGGCCACTTGTGAGACGATTAACACAATCTTATAATCCAGTCCAAAGAGCATTTGCCCTTCAAATAGAGCAGCAGCATATGGTTTTCGATACATATACATACAGAAGTAAGCTCCAAATGCAGCCATACTTGCCCATAGTGTTAAAAAAACCGGATGAGCTGACATCTGATGGTGCAGGTACGTCCTAATTTTCACAAAGTATTGTTTACGAAATCAATGATTTCTATCAGCTCCCTCAAATGATGAATGATATAATCCGGTGTCGCTGTACTTAAAATAGCTGCAGACTGTGCCCCTGTAGTGATGCCTATACTGTATTTCACTTTAGCGTTTTTACCTTCTTCTATATCGACTACAGAATCTCCTACTTTGATACATTCCCATGGTTTGATTTGATATTGATGTAATGCATAATGTATCATATCCGGTGCAGGTCTGCTGTGGGCGACCATATCTGCAGTAACCAATAAATCGATATCCCGGCCAGGAATGATATTTACCTTTTGCAGGATATCAGAAGCAACAGCATGCGTATATCCTGTATTGAATACCACCTTAATGTCTCTTTTATGCAAAAAAATACAAGAGCGCTTTAACCCCTTCAAACAGTTTCATCTGTATGGTACTATATGCTTCTTCGAGCAGTGTAGTAAATGATTGGTAGATTTCCTGAGCTATAGCTTCATCAGGTATTTCGTTTAAAACTTCGGCATATACAGTTTTGATGGCATCCAATTTTTCCTTACCGGCACCATGCATCAGAACAGTCTCCAGTTCTACAACTATCTTATGATCGACAAACGCTTTGGTCACACATTTATAGACCATATTATCTTCGTCGATCGTAGTACCAGCCATATCAAAAACGACCATTTTTATCATCACAAAGGTTTATTTGGTTATAAGCCACAAATTTGATATTTTGTGATGAGCTAATGATGTGATCTCAGGTTATGTATTTGTTATATTTACATTAAGGGAAGGTGATGGCGTGATGAAAAGTATTGATTTTCTTAGGTGTATATAAATCAGAAATACACTAATCAATATACTTCACTTTATACTCAACAAAGTTTTTGCAATACTTTCAGTTAGTTCCGTGCTGACCTGTACATCTGCTGCAAATTTAGGCCATTGAGAGATGGTGTGGTATATTTCAGAGATGATGCTCTTTGATTTTTTACATTTGATGGATTCCCCTACGGCCATTAGGTCATCTTTCGAAATATTATTTCTTTTGTTGTTGATGCTCAAAGCATGTTGACTCACCCATTCGCTTCCAGGGCGGTAAGCATGGCAGATATCGTATGCAGGTGTTAATTCCCATTTTTCATCTTTTTTTAATCTGAAAGCAAAATTTTTGGTGTGGTCGTCACAATTTCGAGCTATGACATTAAAAATCATTCGTCTATACATTTGCTCCATGTCTTGGTAAGTCAATTTTAGCTCCCTCATAGTTTGGAATAACTGTTCATAACTAAAACTATTCACCATGTTGAAATCAAAATGTTTAAGGGCACAAAATGTCTGAATATGATGCTTGGTCGCACCACCTTCACGGTCAAATCGTTTGGTCATAAAATGAGCCCTACCATTTTCTTTTAATAGTCGAGATGGCATCATATCTATTCCACAAGCTACAGCCATATTGTAATAAGCCATTTCCACTCTACCATATCCTTTACTTTTTCCTAGTTGGACATCGCTGACGTTGTCCAATTTTATCAACCAATGTTCAAATCCATTTGGCGCAATTGTTTGACCTGACTTCACTTCCCCCGTTTTTTCATTATACGCGATGACTGCTTTTGGGCGAGCACCACCAGCTGATGTGCCTATTTTCAAAATCTCCAATACTGCTTTTTCTTCATCCTTTTTGAGATTTGTAGTAAAAGATTCTCTTTTGGTAAGCATTTTTTGGGCGATGTCCACGAGACTATTTATCTCAATAGAAAATGCCTTTTTACTATCGCTCATCGTAGCAGGTTCAAACTCTAGTGCGCCCATGCCTCTATTTCCTATGAAGCACAACATTTCTACAGGGTTCATGCTGTCTTGTGGACGTCCTTGTTGGGCTAACCAAATATTGATCAACTGATTTCCATATTTGTCGGGTAGTACATCAGCTAATAAGCCGGGCATTCCTTTGAAAGTATCGTAGTCTGCATTTTTGTTTCTACGTAGTTCAGGGAATGTAAATATTCTATTTGCAGATGCAATAGGAAGCTTTAAGGGAGCTAAATCCCATTGGAGTTTTTTAAATTTAGAATCAAACTCAAAACTTGCAAAACCTTTCTTCTCGTCCCAGGAAACAGCTCCTACAAGTTCTCCCCATATTTTCACGAATGCCGTATTCATAATTCCACTTTATATCTTTTTCATCTGATTTGCCACTAGCTCTTTTGCGTTTAGTTTGTTCCATTTTTGCCAAAGCTAGTGGACTAATGGTTTGTGACACTGTAAAAATTTCCATTACATGCAATAAATCCAATACTCTCAACACTTGAATAAAAGTAGCCAAAGTGACCGTTTCACCACGCTCCAATAAACTTAATGTAGAGCGGCTAATCCCTGCAGCTTTAGCCAATGTATCTTGTGTTTTGTTTTGCTCCATGCGATGGTGTCTGATAAATACACCAATATGCTCTGCCAAAGCATGATCACTCATGGAGTCCCAATTTGTGTATGATAAACCAGTCATAAAATACAATAAATGATATTAGTGAATGAAATACAATACAAAAATAGGGTGTATTTATGAATTAGGCAAGTATTATTCAAATATATCTACATTCTGTATGATATCTCATTCATAATGTATTGTAAATGTATTTTGTGAATGATTTAGCATTCATTGATTTGCAAATAGTATTATTCCATTAAGTTCTTTATTCCGCAAAAACATCAACTCACCACAACTTAACCATACCTTAATATCGGAGATACCTACTGGTAAATAAAAAAAAGCACATTCCCACACATTGAGAAAATATTTTTTAGGGTCTAACCACAAAAGTAGGTAGAAATGATCGATATAATAGTCAATATTTGATTATTTGTTTATGAAGACTTTAAAATTCTGGTTCAGGGATAAAAGCTATTAACTCTGTACATCTTTTTCACTTCATCATTCCTGGAAAAAACCCTTCAATTGCTGTCATTATTTCATCTTTTTTTCTACGAGAGATCTCTATTTTGTCTCCATTTGTTAACTCCAAAAATCCACCGTCGGCTTTGATGAATTTAACTATTTTATTGATGTTTATCAGATGAGAATTGTGAATCCTTAAAAATTTATAAGGTGTCAACAATTCATCATATTCCTTTAGAGTTTTGGAGACTAATATTTTTTTACCACCTTCAAGATAGATGGTAGAATAATTACTCGAGCTTTCGACTCTAATTATATCTTTTACATAAGGAAAAATCATACCCTCGTGTGTATTTACTGTAATCTTTATTTGATCTATATTTGACTGATTGATCTGTTGGAGTAGGACATTCAATTGATTACCAAATTGTTGACTGGGTTCTACTTTTTGAAGACGACTAGAGACGTCCATTAGATCGTCTTTAGATATGGGTTTTAGGAGATAATCAAAAGCACTAAATTTGATTGCCTTGATAGCGAATTGGTCAAAAGCTGTAGTAAATACAATCTTAAAATCAATTGTTTTTAGTCGTTCCAAAAATGTAAAACCATTGATGACAGGCATCTCAATATCCAAAAACAGGATATCTGTGGTCTCCTTTTCAAAATAGTCGAGTGCTAATTGAGGCTTGATGAAAGATTGTACCACTTCGATAGAAGGACAATAAAGTTTGATTTTTTCTGTAAGTGTTTCTATGCAGTGCATCTCATCATCAATAATTATTGCTTTGGTCATGATTTGAATATTTTTTAAATGATGGGAATTAGTACAACAACCTTTGTACCACAGGCGATAAGATTGCTATCATACAAATCTTCTACAAAAAAAGTGATTTCTATATTGTTTCTCTGATTATATAGGTCGATTCGGTTTTGTGTGATGTCTATGCCATAGCTTTTGTGTTCGTGGTTTCTGTATGTCTTTTGTGCTTTAGATTTGGCTCGACCTATTCCATTGTCTTGGAGGGTATATTCCAGATAATCGTTGTTGTTGATGGTCATGGAGATGTTAAGTCGTCCACGTTTGTCTTCGAGATGTTTAATGCCGTGAAGGATGGCATTCTCGACATGTGGTTGCATGAGCATCGGAGGGATATTGATGTTATCTTCTATGATATCATCAGGTATATCATAAAGGACATCAAAGGCATCGCCTGTACGCAGGCGTTCAAGCTCAATATAGAGTTTTAATGTTTCGATTTCTTTGGCTATAGGTATCTGTTCAGATTTGCTATTGTCCAAAATATTGCGAATAAGTTTTGAAAACTTACCAAGATATTCGGATGCTATAATTTTTTCATTCTTGAGGATAAAGTTTTCTATGCTATTGAGACTATTGAAAATGAAGTGTGGATTCATTTGGCTGCGGAGTGCGTCGAGTTGAGCACCCTTAAGATCTTCGATGGTTGTTGCTAATTCTTTTTTATTTGATTCTAGTTCAGTTTTTGTTTTTAATTCTGTAAGTTTTACAGAAATATTTGCTGCAATCGTACTTAAAATTTGAATATCATTTTGAGTAAAATGATCCACTTCAGGGTGTTCTGCATCTATGATCCCTATGACTTCTCCATCAAGTAAAATGGGTACACAGATTTCACTCAATCGCACCATTTCATCTACTCTATATCTGGCATCCAAGCGAGTATCTTTGATGAGTACACTCTCTTTGGTCTCTGCCACATAACCCACTACTCCCTGACCCAGTACTACATCAAATACTTGTTTGTCGATTTCTTCTATAGATCCTTTTGGTCCGTAACCTGCTTTTTGAATCAATTTGCTTCTGTCATCATTCCAGAGATAAATCATGCAGTCTGCATAATTTAACTGGCCAATCAAGTTTTTTGCGACATCCCACAAAACATCATTTTCGTTATTAATATCTTTAAGTGAGTTTGAAAAATAATGACTAATGCGTGATAACTCATATTGGTTTTTGTATTGCTCGGCAGCCAATCGTTGGATCTCGATTTCTTGTCGTTGTTTTTCTTTTTCTGTTTTAAATCGCCATCTTATCAGCAACGAAATTATTGATAATATGCCCAAAATAGATCCATATTTGAAGGTACTTGTCTGGTACCACTTGGCTATAATAGTAAAATGTACTGTATCGATATTGGAAAAAAGTGAATTAACCTTGCCACGAACCTCAACGGTGTAGTCTCCCGGCTCTATGGTATTGATAGGGACAATGCCTTCATTACATTCTATCCATGTAGTGTCTCCTCCCGTATATCGGTAGAAGTATTTTCGGTCTGCCTTAGTAGTATAATCTATAATATTGAACAATATATTTACAGGGAAGTCTTCAAAACTTAGGTCGATCGTCTTTTGACTATTTTCATTAATTTTATAGACTAGGCTACCACCATTACCTTCCACTTCACTAATAACAACCGTAGGTTTTATCGTGGGTATGACATTGAATTGGTCTATGGAAATTCTTGTAATAACACCCGTGTATCCAACATTTAAAGTATTAATACTATCAACAAAAAAGGGCACACTATTCTCTGTCGTAGATAGTGGAAGTCCATCTTCACAAGTCAAATGTTTTACCATTCCTGTTTTAGGATTAATTTGAGTCAATCCAATGCTAGTCAATACCCAAAGATTCTTTTGATGATCTTGAGTAATTTTTCTAGTTATATTGGTATGCAATTTATTAGCTAAAGAATAGTGAATTTCTTTTTGATCACTTAAATGGTGGCAGATAAGACCTCCTTCTCCAGTGATCCAAAGATTTCCAAAGTCGTCAAAGAAAATGTCATATATGGCCTTGACTTTCTTATTATTTGCATTGATATGAGATTGATGGATGAATATATTTTTTAAGCTATCATATTTAAAAATTTGAAAATTACTGAGCGTCCATATATTGCCTTCTTTATCTTTTGTTAGGTTTAGCAAAGATGGGAGTTCTTTTTTCTTATCAAGATCAGCATGTAGACGAATAGGAGAAAAGGTCTTTGCTTTAAGGTTGTATTTTCGAATTTGACCTTCATTTGTCCTAATCCAGTATTCGTCTGAATTTATCGATACCATGTTTCTTAAGACATTGATTTCATTATTAGGAAACTCCATCGACTTTGGAGAATAATGGACAGGAGTAATTTTATCATTTTCATACAATGCCATACCTGAAGCCCCAAGAAGCACAACTTTATTCGGAGCAATCTCTAACATCTCTCGCACATCCAAATCATATTGTTTGCCCTGGAAACTATATTTTTTTATGGTTTTTGTAAGCTTATAATTTTTATCATATACTCTAATCCCATTAAAACCTAAAATACCAAAAATAGAATTACCATTCGCCATTTGTAGGCCGCATCGCACCAAACCATCATAAAAAATGTCAAATGGTTTTCCTCTTTCATAAACATATTCATTTGTAATGGCTTGTCTGAGAGGCTTTGCCTCTAATAGTCCTTCAGCTGAAGTTATGTATATGCTACCATCATAACCTTGTAGTAGAAAGCCTGGATACAAAGTACTATTCGTT
Proteins encoded in this region:
- a CDS encoding response regulator transcription factor, producing MTKAIIIDDEMHCIETLTEKIKLYCPSIEVVQSFIKPQLALDYFEKETTDILFLDIEMPVINGFTFLERLKTIDFKIVFTTAFDQFAIKAIKFSAFDYLLKPISKDDLMDVSSRLQKVEPSQQFGNQLNVLLQQINQSNIDQIKITVNTHEGMIFPYVKDIIRVESSSNYSTIYLEGGKKILVSKTLKEYDELLTPYKFLRIHNSHLININKIVKFIKADGGFLELTNGDKIEISRRKKDEIMTAIEGFFPGMMK
- a CDS encoding histidine kinase is translated as MRDSKGFFWVSTYDGLCRWDGKNTKVYRTNTNDSNTILSNSVSMTTEDKEGNIWINHGMGISLLKNNTFTNFEYKYNDTTSNPFGYVRLAPNGEVFIASSDLKSLYKLNPQNAKFENTGLKGNPDDDTHPKFSKDIIGHLSEPQWDGSIYLYSIHGLFKFDPNTNNRQRIVKSDAYEVLYLFKDHQGLIWYGEWNGGLSIINEITKEKINVFNNKRVSHITELKDHKGKYWILCSESTTGSIYIVDPVTKKYTSQVLTIDNETNSTLYPGFLLQGYDGSIYITSAEGLLEAKPLRQAITNEYVYERGKPFDIFYDGLVRCGLQMANGNSIFGILGFNGIRVYDKNYKLTKTIKKYSFQGKQYDLDVREMLEIAPNKVVLLGASGMALYENDKITPVHYSPKSMEFPNNEINVLRNMVSINSDEYWIRTNEGQIRKYNLKAKTFSPIRLHADLDKKKELPSLLNLTKDKEGNIWTLSNFQIFKYDSLKNIFIHQSHINANNKKVKAIYDIFFDDFGNLWITGEGGLICHHLSDQKEIHYSLANKLHTNITRKITQDHQKNLWVLTSIGLTQINPKTGMVKHLTCEDGLPLSTTENSVPFFVDSINTLNVGYTGVITRISIDQFNVIPTIKPTVVISEVEGNGGSLVYKINENSQKTIDLSFEDFPVNILFNIIDYTTKADRKYFYRYTGGDTTWIECNEGIVPINTIEPGDYTVEVRGKVNSLFSNIDTVHFTIIAKWYQTSTFKYGSILGILSIISLLIRWRFKTEKEKQRQEIEIQRLAAEQYKNQYELSRISHYFSNSLKDINNENDVLWDVAKNLIGQLNYADCMIYLWNDDRSKLIQKAGYGPKGSIEEIDKQVFDVVLGQGVVGYVAETKESVLIKDTRLDARYRVDEMVRLSEICVPILLDGEVIGIIDAEHPEVDHFTQNDIQILSTIAANISVKLTELKTKTELESNKKELATTIEDLKGAQLDALRSQMNPHFIFNSLNSIENFILKNEKIIASEYLGKFSKLIRNILDNSKSEQIPIAKEIETLKLYIELERLRTGDAFDVLYDIPDDIIEDNINIPPMLMQPHVENAILHGIKHLEDKRGRLNISMTINNNDYLEYTLQDNGIGRAKSKAQKTYRNHEHKSYGIDITQNRIDLYNQRNNIEITFFVEDLYDSNLIACGTKVVVLIPII
- a CDS encoding DUF2975 domain-containing protein, translating into MSKKNDLVLDVLNVLSWIIFIGLCIEAGALLFNFVYTLFKPIATHNVYKGLDLADMYQNQFNHYVGIMSFAIVLSLLKAYLFYLVVKMFTKLNLVKPFSIEIAKLIEKISYEAFAIAIVSIVAHKYTARLIESGYKVSLIEEYWDNVAAFLMMAAIVFVISQIFNKGIEIQNENDLTV
- a CDS encoding HAD-IA family hydrolase, translated to MVFNTGYTHAVASDILQKVNIIPGRDIDLLVTADMVAHSRPAPDMIHYALHQYQIKPWECIKVGDSVVDIEEGKNAKVKYSIGITTGAQSAAILSTATPDYIIHHLRELIEIIDFVNNTL
- a CDS encoding FAD-dependent oxidoreductase, whose amino-acid sequence is MFKHDLIVIGGGILGLSHAYHALKKGLKVLMIEKNYQAMGASILNFGQVVPSGFGVEWQKYGIASTKHYLDIAANTDIFVRKEGSIYIASDEDEMTLIEELHHINTANAYPSQLITAQQCKEKYPMLKDSYVKGALFFPDEINADSRKTIPAITNYLVQGLGLKLIFGKRIVDIYETENEAIVFDTAGDKWVGGGQLFHTSFYGHHMIIGSLLFGFFGFGNVFFGLFFWFGGLFSFGYPFVHPFCYPRWFGASCYC
- a CDS encoding helix-turn-helix transcriptional regulator, which gives rise to MTGLSYTNWDSMSDHALAEHIGVFIRHHRMEQNKTQDTLAKAAGISRSTLSLLERGETVTLATFIQVLRVLDLLHVMEIFTVSQTISPLALAKMEQTKRKRASGKSDEKDIKWNYEYGIRENMGRTCRSCFLGREERFCKF
- a CDS encoding helix-turn-helix transcriptional regulator, which produces MPIIVNVDVMMAKRKMSLNELSEKVDLTLSNLSILKTGKAKAIRFSTLEAICRALDCQPGDILEYRSE
- a CDS encoding GNAT family N-acetyltransferase; translation: MEALFVKQKWRHSSFATELLKNGETWAKSSGISQIASDTEVENVESIAFYKKAGFSEVNRVVCFIKDL
- a CDS encoding outer membrane beta-barrel protein, with the protein product MRKEDFDKSVKNKLLSIKEDAITAIEVQNVLNVINHKPVTVRWYQKNLFKIFSLSLMAALVVGGYFIIQKSGHFTKNDPLNDVKVITKKITQPLLSKNEGHSSNLSANRNEASKHEIQPTDNGINHLEKSIKKAPTTAKTSLQSSIREKIGFIHNYFNEREGNNEVFTSRNVLKTEIDTQELTQQNEQINHINLHHSESNPSYKKGEKNAIDVPDSFVSIENPKHKGENGQEDTREQEDVKVLVKDITLLSAKPLMLHFPERGFDFPTIQIRPSSKNQKWAIGITGVIGDVPNYAAGLFAEYHLNKRWTVISGIDYVMKGGRSYNNPVVYINKTGLDFYNTYSVVFKPDLFNIRIKENYISVPLAARYYQPIWKRYSTFAGVGIRYQSLNIQQVSYTLSPSGTGDAIEKTYIRSADQAFHRLLSPSAELGFSAAFGRYSFQASGLIRTEPDGENKHHPGNEPKPEIRVYFSRKF
- a CDS encoding type II toxin-antitoxin system HipA family toxin codes for the protein MMNTAFVKIWGELVGAVSWDEKKGFASFEFDSKFKKLQWDLAPLKLPIASANRIFTFPELRRNKNADYDTFKGMPGLLADVLPDKYGNQLINIWLAQQGRPQDSMNPVEMLCFIGNRGMGALEFEPATMSDSKKAFSIEINSLVDIAQKMLTKRESFTTNLKKDEEKAVLEILKIGTSAGGARPKAVIAYNEKTGEVKSGQTIAPNGFEHWLIKLDNVSDVQLGKSKGYGRVEMAYYNMAVACGIDMMPSRLLKENGRAHFMTKRFDREGGATKHHIQTFCALKHFDFNMVNSFSYEQLFQTMRELKLTYQDMEQMYRRMIFNVIARNCDDHTKNFAFRLKKDEKWELTPAYDICHAYRPGSEWVSQHALSINNKRNNISKDDLMAVGESIKCKKSKSIISEIYHTISQWPKFAADVQVSTELTESIAKTLLSIK